A segment of the Candidatus Poribacteria bacterium genome:
TGCCACGACAGGTCCAAGAGAACCGATACCCCCAGAATGACGAAGATGAGTTGTATCCGCGTGAAGCGACAGAGGAAAAGGTCTCGCTGAGTGACCGTTTTGGGTTACGCCTCGCTTTTCACAGAATTTCACAGGATACCTATTTGCAGATTGTCTCGCATTACGCGCAGAAACAGGGGTTATCCGTTCCGACGGAAGCGTTGCACCGGGCTGCGTTGGAATGGGAGGCGTCCTCAAGTGGACGCTCAGGGCGCGTCGCGTATCAGTTCGTCACGGATCTCGCCGGACGGTTGGCACTTTCTAAAGCGGCATCAAATGATTCAAATTAGTGGATTGTGGTTTCCCACAGGAAACATAAACGAACCGCAAAAGTAAATTTAAAAAGGAGATTTTTATGAAAAAACGATCGATGTTCTCTTTAGCACTCGCTCTCTTTCTGAGCGGTATGCTTCTGATACAAACCGCAGATGCTGTGCCGAAAAAAGGCACATTGCGGATCAGTGGTGATAATACGTGGGTTGCATTTATTAACGGTGAAGAGGTCGCTGCAAGCGGGAACTGGCAAGTCCCCACGGTCAGTGAGTTTAAACTGGACAATGGCTTCGCGCAGATCGCTGTCTATGTCCACGATGCTGAACCCGGTGCCGCCGGTAGAGGTGGTTTTCTTGCCGATATTATCCTCGATGCTAAACCCGACTACATTGGAACGGGTGAAGACGGGTGGCGGTGTGATACCGGCAAACTTCTCGCAGATCGGAAAGATGGCTGGGAAAAGGTCGATTTCGACGATAGCGATTGGGAAGACGAACTCGAAATCTATGAAAAGTTTGGCGGTGGCATCTGGGGATTTGGTGCTGCAATCATGGAACAGGTTCTCAAAGACCCCGAGTGTGAGGCGAATTGGGTATGGTGCGGTCCCAACGACGGTGAAGACGACATCTTTTTCCGATACACCATCGGTACGCTTTCCGTTGAACCCGAAGACAAACTTGCCACCACGTGGGCTACTTTGAAAAGTGAACGGCGATAGATTCAAGTTCTCACAATGAATGTGCGGGCACCCACAAGGGGTGCCCCTGCGCCAATCCAAGCTATGTGCTGTTATACGTCCTCAATAACCTCTGCGATTGTCCTGAAAACCGTCTCGATATCCGATCCCTCAAGACATGAATAAGCCACCCGTAACTCGGTTTCACCGAGTGAGATCGTGCCGATGCCGTGTTCCTCAAGGAGGCGTTGTCGAACTACTTCTGCCTTCCCGGATTTGAGGTTCAGACACGTGAAATAACCGGCATGGCTCGGATAGACCTCCCAAAGTTTGGCATACTTCGGATCGGATGCCACCCCTTCCACTTTTAACGCCCGTGCTTTGAGAATTTCATAGTTTCGTTGTTTTTCTTCGACATAATCGGGTGCCTGCATCGCTTCGAGGATAAGCGTCTGAGAGACTTGTGATGCCCCTGAAGTATTTGCGCGAATGAGTCCACTGAATTTCTGTTCAAGCGGTTGCATCGCTGCCGCTCCGAGTCCGAAACTGATAAATGCCACGCGTAGTCCCCACGCATATTCCTCCTTCGTTGCCCCATCTATCTTCACGGGCAGGACATTGGGATGGCATCCCACCAACAATCCAAACAACGATTCGTGCATAACAGATGCGTCGTACCACAATCCCGCGTAGGCATCGTCAATCATAACAAGGATATGGCAGCCAGCGTCGGCACGCGCTACAATTGCGTCCACAATACGTTGTGCCTCCGTGCGGTTAATCGCGTAGCCGGTCGGGTTATGTGGAAAGTTCAGGAGAATCAGCATTTTCTCGCCAGCCGTGTTGGTGAGTCTCTCACGAAAGCCGTGTGTGTTAAAACCGCTTGTAGCGTTGAAGAACGGATAGGTTTGAAGGTTCGCTCCTGCCTTGGTTTGGAAGATGAGTCGATAGTTCCCCCAAATCTTGTCGGGGAGGATGAGTGTATCCCCGCTATCAACGAAAAGCTCGGCGAGTAGACTAAACCCGTGCGTCATGCCACTCGTCACAATTGGTAGACTCAGTGTCGCCTCGGCGAGCGAAGGATTCTCTTTCAAAAGATGCGTTTTCCACGCCGCTCGTAATTCGGGTTGACCGAGTACGGGGGCATACCCGTAGATACCTTCCAATGATAGTGTTGGCACGAGTTCTCGCGAAACGGCGAGATGCATCATGTCCCCATCTTCCGAGGCGATCGCACGTGTGGCATTGAAACGGTGAGCTTTCGTACCCGCCTCTGCCGTTTGGCTTAAGATGCCTTTCGGTAGGTAGATACGTTTTCCTAATTTGGAGAGTAGCGAGAAAACCGCTGGTGAAGAGGTACGAAGTTGCTCGTTTAGCTCGGTTGCTAAGGGATTTAAGTCTTGCATATTTCCCCTAAATCGTGAACGATATTAACCGGAAAAAAATAAAAAATAGAAGATTTTCTGAAGTTAATTGTGGACTGTCATCAACTTAATGTCAACCGGTTTTTGCCTATACCCGTTTAAAAAGAAAAAAGTTCAGCAATAGGCTCTAAATGTGAAAAAACACTGGAAAAGATCACGTAAATTCTCACTCCAGCTGCGAATTAATCGGAAACCTGCTCGTAACGAAGTGGAGAGCAGTCCAGGAGGCCATAGTTAAAAATATGAAAAGACTCATATTTCTCATTATCTTTATTCTTACAATCGGCGCCGGCATCTGTGTTTATCTCCTCCAAGCCCCACCGGTTGAACAGAAAAAGGTGCCGAAACTCCAAATTCATACACGGACAGCCCTACGCGGAAGACCTACAGTTGACTCGAAACCGATTGTATATACTAAAGATGTTTACCGATTTAGCTTGGACCCACAATTCATTAGCAACCTGAATAGGGGTAAATTGGAGCGTGAACTTCTATTTACAGCAGGGCTGGCGCATCGCGCAAGATTGAAAACAGCCCGTTTGGACGCGTCTTTGAAGATGGAAACGAATTGGCAAAAGATGTTTTCGGATATGACAAAAGATATTCGATTCCGTCCGAGCGCATCCCCTATTGAAGTTTTGCTGAGTGGCGAAGAGTGGCTCCTCAGGGATACTACAGGGGCAGCTTATACAGTCGTGAAAACTGACAGCAACGTTGAGGTCTATCTCCCCAATTTAAGGGAGGCGTTTGAGGCGAACAAAACTATGCCAATTTCACTTTCAAAGGACCTGGAAATCTCTATTAAACAGGCAAATAGACGTTGGCTCATCAAGGATAACGGATACAAGCAGGCTTACAGCGTTGTGAAGGGTGAAGGGAAGCTCAACGTTTTTCAACTATCGAAGTTTGAAATTCTGGCGTTTCTGTTTGAGGCGGATGCGGCATCGCAGGATTCGCTCGCACAAGGAAAGTTACCTTCCAAATTGCTCCAAGAATTTGTTGCGGAGCAGATACCACTCTCGCGACGTGCGCGGGTGTCAGCAGGCGAAGACGGTATGAGTTGGCAGATAAATAGTCCTCCCCTGAAATATAATATCCGAAATGAGAACAATCGATTGAAGGTTTATCTCGATCTTGAGAGCAGATGGCTCCGTATTAAGGTTGACGACAGCACAAAAGGCTGGGTGCAAAGCGAGCGTGGAACTATTTTTGAACCACCCCCTCCGACGCTGAGTTCACGCCAGCAAGCCAAGGAACGGCTTCTTGTACTTATTGACAGGTTAAAGGAGAAAGCAGGACGTTTCAATGAATAAAATGATAAAACCCAAGGTCCTACGTCCCGGTAGCCGTATCGCAGCGATTTCGCTCTCTTGGGGTGGTCCCGGCACTATTCCGTCTCGCTACGAGATAGGTAAACGTCAATTTGAGGAAGAATTCGACGTGACGGTTATCGAAACGGAGCACGCCTTGCGCAATGCAGTCTATCTTTCTAAAAACCCGAAAGCGCGTGCCGACGATCTGATGGCGGCTTTTGCCGATGAAACGATTGATGGCATCATCTCAACGATCGGTGGTGAAGATTCCATTCGCACCCTCCCATACCTCGATTTGGATCTGATTCGGAATAACCCCAAGGTCTTTATGGGCTTTTCGGATACGACTATATCACACGCCATCTGCTTTAAAACAGGTCTCGTGTCGTTCTACGGTCCCTCGTTTATGGCAGGGTTTGCCGAAAACTGTGGGATGTTTCCATACATGGTGGATTCCGTCCGACGCACCCTCTTTTCTACCGAACCTATCGGTGTTATTGAACCGAACCGTGAGGGCTGGACGGTTGAATATTTGCCGTGGGAGGATCCTGACAATCAATCTATTCGTCGAAAATTGAATCCGTGTACCGGTTGGAGATTTCATCAGGATGAAGGTATCGTTGAAGGACACCTTTTTGGGGGATGTGTTGAGGTTTTGGACTGGCTCCGAGGCACTGACTTTTTCCCTTCTGCCACTGATCTTCGAGGCGCGGTTCTCTTTTTGGAGACCTCTGAAGACGCACCGCCTCCCTCGTTTCTGACGGAATTCGTGAGATGCCTCGCCGCGATGGGGATTCTTGAAGGGCTTGGTGGCATCCTGCTCGGACGACCGGGTGGCGGCGTTGATCCCGACACTTTCCACGAATACGACGAGGCACTCTGTAAAGCCGTCCGTGAGGAATACGGGTTAAACGATATGCCGATTGTCACCAATATGGACTTCGGACACACCGATCCGATGTTCGTGATTCCTATAGGTATGAAGGTTCGTGTTGACTCTACGAAACAGGAGATCGTCATTGACGAGGCAGCAGTTGCTAAAAGATGACACAAAGAGTTCGCCGAGGCACATAGCAATGCAACAACGGCGCATTGCGGATTTGACAAGACACCCGCATTTTGCCAAGAGGGCTTGATTACATGCTTGGCACCAAATTAAAAATTCTTTTTTTATCGCCTACCGTCCCATTTCCTCTCACCGATGGCGGACGCATTCGGGTTTTCAATCTCCTCAAACAGATTGCCACAAGAAACAGTGTGACCCTGCTCGCCTTGGAGACGCAACCGACAGACGCGGAAGGCGTTTCACAACTCCAGCAATTAGGGATTCAGGTCCACCTCGTCCCAAACGCGGCGACGCTGCCGCCCGTATCGTTCGGCACGCTCTTTAAAGCATTTCTCAAACGACACCCGATCACCGTTGCCCGCTACGATCTCCCTATTTATCGACAGAAACTCAAAGAATTGGTGGCGACCGGAACTTTTGATCTCGTCCATTATGAGATGTTTCACACGGCACAGTTTCATACCGAAACGCGCTTACCGGGTGTGCTTTCACAACAGAACGTGGATTCTGCGATCTGGCGGCGACTCTGCGGTGAGACTGCCAATCCATTCTATAAGTTTGCGTATTGGACGCAGCAACTCACATTTCAACGGTATGAACGGGTGCTCAGTCCGAAATTCGACGCGGTGACGTGTACCTCTGACATTGATGCCGCGGTATTCCAGCGACACTGCGCGAGAGATGCTATCGAGATAATCCCGAACGGTGTTGATGTTACGCACTACCAACCCGATTTTTCCGCTGAGGTCCCCGCGCATCTCATCTATATCGGGAGTATGGACTGGTACCCGAATGAGGACGCTGTCGGCTTCTTTGCGGATGCGGTTTTGCCACGGATTCAAGAGCGTGTCCCTGATGTTAGATTCTCGATTGTCGGTGGCAATCCATCGGCACGTGTTCAAAAGTTGGCGGAGAGGAAAGGGGTCGTTGTAACGGGACGTGTCCCGGAGATCAAGCCGTATTTCGCGGAGGCGACGGTTTTTGTCGTGCCGCTGCGGATCGGGAGCGGCACCCGCCTGAAAATCCTTGAGGCGTTGGCGATGGGCAAGGCGATTGTTTCTACTTCGGTCGGTGCGGAGGGGTTAGCTCTCAAAGATGGCGAGGAGATTTTTATCGCCGACGAACCCACAGTTTTTGCCGATGCGGTCACTCGATTGCTCACAGATACACCGCTTCGCCGTCGGATCGGTGAAAATGGGCGCGCTCGTGTGGAACGGGACTACGATTGGAGAAGCATCGGAGAGAAACTTCATCAACTCTATATCAAAATTCTTGACGAAGACCCCTAAACCCAAAGAGTTGATTTTCATGCTCAGATGTGCTAATATGTAACGTGAGTTTGATAAATATTGGACTGATGTAGCGTCCACTGTTAATGAACATGATATACTGCACAAACTGGAAGTTTATGGTACGTTTCACGCCTCTGTGATGCGAAAATAGAATGGGCAACACATCCGAAATGATTAATCAAACTGGCGTTAATATGTAACCAACGTAAACGAAACTTTTCAGCCTTAATGATAAACCACCTAACAGGAGCGATACCAATGAAAGTCTTTACGTTAGTTTTAGTGGTCATCCTTTTGCTGATGAACACCACTTTAGGGATCGCGGGTGAGGACCCGGATTTGGTGGCATACTATCCCTTTGAGGGTAACGCAGAGGATGCCTCTGGAAATGGAAATGATGGCGAGATTGACGGTGGATCTAATTGGGTTAAAGGCAAATTTGGAGACGCTATCGAGTTAGATGCGATGGCTTTTGTCCAACTGCAAGTTTCCGATTCCCTCCACGGAGACATTTTCAAAGCCGACCCGTTTACAATTTCCGCATGGATTAAACCCAACTTTGAAGGAACTGAATGGGAACATATCTGGCGGAGTCTGCCGACTGCATCCGGACACAATACCTTCTTCCTGAACAAAGTTCAAGGTCTCCTTTCGTGGCGCGGACAGGTCGCCGGGTGGACAGTACTGTGTCAGAGCGAGGGCGGGATCGTTGAAAAGGATAAGTGGATGCATGTCGCCGTCCTGGGAGACGGTGATAAATTCAGGATTTATGCGAATGGCGAGATGGTCGCCGAGACCGATTTCCAAGAGACGCGGGGGAACAATGTGACCTACCGTCTTGGCGGCTCCGGTGGCGAGACGTTTGCGGGTATCATGGACGATGTCGCAGTCTTTACGCGTGCGTTAGATGAGGACGAGATCAGCCTGATAATGGAGAGTGTTGAAACGTTCTTACCAGTTGAACCAAAGGGTAAACTCGCAACACAATGGGCAGACCTTAAACGCTAATTCAAGGACCCGTAGGGTCTTTCACCTAACCCATCGGCTTCTCAAAAACACTTCTCCGTTTTGCTGGCGAGGTTTCATGAAGATTAATTTAGTAATTCGGTAATTTCCTAACGATGCCTGGTGCGGTTAGGAAACCGCACCTACCGGGCCTGGGGAAACATCAAATTACCGAAATATTTTCTGAAACTTCATCTAACCTCGTCTACTGACAACCGAAAACTAAAAACTATTCTCCAAAGGAAACGAACCCTTGCCGAAAAAGAAAACCGAAACAGAGGCAGCCCAAACCACACTTCCCTTTCCATCCGAGAACGATGAACACTTGGATATCTCCACCCTCGAAACATGGTTACTGGATGCAGCGAACACCATTCGAGGGGCAAGCGATGCTCCAAAATTCAAGGATTTCATCCTACCCCTCATTTTCTATAAACGCCTCTCCGATGTGTTTGACGATGAATTTGCCAAACAGATAGACGAATTCGGAGATGAAGAATCGGCACGGGAAATTGTTGAGGCGGACCACGAGGACGCCCTCACATCGGGCCGCAACCCAATCGTTCGTTTTTACATTCCGCCGGAATATCATTGGAAAGCACTTCGCAATCACCCCGCCGATGGTCATCTGGGAGAGTTTGTTACTGACGCGATGCGCGAGGTTGCCCGCCTTAACCCACTACTACAAGATGTCCTTGATGTGAAGGACTTCAACGAAAGCCAGAGCGGACAACGCACACTTGATGAGGAACGACTGGAAGCATTGATTGAAGTACTTAGTCGGCACCGGCTCGGACTACAGGATACTGAACCCGATATTCTTGGACGCGCCTATGAGTACTTATTACGAAAGTTTGCCGAAGGACAGGGACAGAGCGCGGGCGAGTTCTACACGCCAAAGGAGGTCGGCTGGCTAATGGCACGTCTCATGAACCCTGAACCTTACACGACTATCTACGATCCTGCGTGTGGCTCCGGTGGTCTGCTTATCAAACCCCGTCTGCTATTTGAACAGACACATCTCGATAAAAAAAGCCAAGCACCCCAAATCTACGGTCAAGAACTGACTCCCACCACCTACGCCATGGCGAAGATGAACGCTTTTTTGCACGATTTCATCGGTGCAGATGTGCAGATCGGCGATACCTTTCGTAACCCCCGTTTCGTTACGAACAATTCATCACTGCAACGCTTTGATTATGTCCTCGCCAATCCGATGTGGAATCAGAAGGAGTACGACGACACCTTTTACGAGAACGACAATTGGCACCGATTTTCCTACGGAATTGCCCCGAGTTCCTCCGCTGATTGGGGGTGGGTGCAGCATATTCTTGCGTCCTTAAAAGACAACGGACGCGCTGCGATTGTGCTGGATACCGGGGCAGTCTCTCGCGGTTCTGGGAGTCAACACACTGACCGAGAACGTGACATTCGCAAAAAGTTTGTTGAAGAAGACCTGATCGAAGGCGTGGTCCTTCTACCCGAAAACCTATTCTACAATACAAGCGCGCCGGGCATTATTTTACTGCTGAACCGCAACAAGTTAGAAGAACGCAAAGAGCAGATACTACTTATCAACCTCTCCCAGCACTTTGACAAAGGAAAGCCGAAAAATATCCTCACCGATGAAGGAATTGATGTCGCGACGGAGGTCTATCAGGCGTGGGAGTCTCATGAGAAGTTGAGCAATGTTATTACGTTAGAAGATGCCCAAAAAACCGATTATAATTTGAGTCCATCCCAATTCGTGGATGTCGGCGATAAAGTAGAACACCGTCCAGTGAATGAGATTCTGGTAGACTTAACGGAAGCACGCATCGCCCGCGAGAAAGCGGATAAGGCGTTGAATGATGTGTTGACACGGCTTGGCTTGACTGAAAGGCATTAAAAACTCAGAAGGGTACGGGCGGTTTCCTAAATTTTGAATTAACAGCATATATCTGCTATAACTAAAGTTTGGACAATATTATGATATTCAAGCTGCCTTGTCGAAAGGCAGCTCGGTATCTTGTTGAAAAAC
Coding sequences within it:
- a CDS encoding aminotransferase class I/II-fold pyridoxal phosphate-dependent enzyme, whose protein sequence is MQDLNPLATELNEQLRTSSPAVFSLLSKLGKRIYLPKGILSQTAEAGTKAHRFNATRAIASEDGDMMHLAVSRELVPTLSLEGIYGYAPVLGQPELRAAWKTHLLKENPSLAEATLSLPIVTSGMTHGFSLLAELFVDSGDTLILPDKIWGNYRLIFQTKAGANLQTYPFFNATSGFNTHGFRERLTNTAGEKMLILLNFPHNPTGYAINRTEAQRIVDAIVARADAGCHILVMIDDAYAGLWYDASVMHESLFGLLVGCHPNVLPVKIDGATKEEYAWGLRVAFISFGLGAAAMQPLEQKFSGLIRANTSGASQVSQTLILEAMQAPDYVEEKQRNYEILKARALKVEGVASDPKYAKLWEVYPSHAGYFTCLNLKSGKAEVVRQRLLEEHGIGTISLGETELRVAYSCLEGSDIETVFRTIAEVIEDV
- a CDS encoding LD-carboxypeptidase — protein: MIKPKVLRPGSRIAAISLSWGGPGTIPSRYEIGKRQFEEEFDVTVIETEHALRNAVYLSKNPKARADDLMAAFADETIDGIISTIGGEDSIRTLPYLDLDLIRNNPKVFMGFSDTTISHAICFKTGLVSFYGPSFMAGFAENCGMFPYMVDSVRRTLFSTEPIGVIEPNREGWTVEYLPWEDPDNQSIRRKLNPCTGWRFHQDEGIVEGHLFGGCVEVLDWLRGTDFFPSATDLRGAVLFLETSEDAPPPSFLTEFVRCLAAMGILEGLGGILLGRPGGGVDPDTFHEYDEALCKAVREEYGLNDMPIVTNMDFGHTDPMFVIPIGMKVRVDSTKQEIVIDEAAVAKR
- a CDS encoding glycosyltransferase, producing MLGTKLKILFLSPTVPFPLTDGGRIRVFNLLKQIATRNSVTLLALETQPTDAEGVSQLQQLGIQVHLVPNAATLPPVSFGTLFKAFLKRHPITVARYDLPIYRQKLKELVATGTFDLVHYEMFHTAQFHTETRLPGVLSQQNVDSAIWRRLCGETANPFYKFAYWTQQLTFQRYERVLSPKFDAVTCTSDIDAAVFQRHCARDAIEIIPNGVDVTHYQPDFSAEVPAHLIYIGSMDWYPNEDAVGFFADAVLPRIQERVPDVRFSIVGGNPSARVQKLAERKGVVVTGRVPEIKPYFAEATVFVVPLRIGSGTRLKILEALAMGKAIVSTSVGAEGLALKDGEEIFIADEPTVFADAVTRLLTDTPLRRRIGENGRARVERDYDWRSIGEKLHQLYIKILDEDP
- a CDS encoding LamG domain-containing protein, whose translation is MINHLTGAIPMKVFTLVLVVILLLMNTTLGIAGEDPDLVAYYPFEGNAEDASGNGNDGEIDGGSNWVKGKFGDAIELDAMAFVQLQVSDSLHGDIFKADPFTISAWIKPNFEGTEWEHIWRSLPTASGHNTFFLNKVQGLLSWRGQVAGWTVLCQSEGGIVEKDKWMHVAVLGDGDKFRIYANGEMVAETDFQETRGNNVTYRLGGSGGETFAGIMDDVAVFTRALDEDEISLIMESVETFLPVEPKGKLATQWADLKR
- a CDS encoding SAM-dependent DNA methyltransferase — its product is MDISTLETWLLDAANTIRGASDAPKFKDFILPLIFYKRLSDVFDDEFAKQIDEFGDEESAREIVEADHEDALTSGRNPIVRFYIPPEYHWKALRNHPADGHLGEFVTDAMREVARLNPLLQDVLDVKDFNESQSGQRTLDEERLEALIEVLSRHRLGLQDTEPDILGRAYEYLLRKFAEGQGQSAGEFYTPKEVGWLMARLMNPEPYTTIYDPACGSGGLLIKPRLLFEQTHLDKKSQAPQIYGQELTPTTYAMAKMNAFLHDFIGADVQIGDTFRNPRFVTNNSSLQRFDYVLANPMWNQKEYDDTFYENDNWHRFSYGIAPSSSADWGWVQHILASLKDNGRAAIVLDTGAVSRGSGSQHTDRERDIRKKFVEEDLIEGVVLLPENLFYNTSAPGIILLLNRNKLEERKEQILLINLSQHFDKGKPKNILTDEGIDVATEVYQAWESHEKLSNVITLEDAQKTDYNLSPSQFVDVGDKVEHRPVNEILVDLTEARIAREKADKALNDVLTRLGLTERH